A single region of the Gasterosteus aculeatus chromosome 1, fGasAcu3.hap1.1, whole genome shotgun sequence genome encodes:
- the c1ql2 gene encoding complement C1q-like protein 2 has protein sequence MVLLALAVAVPLLLLRAPAETSARYYEMMGTCRMVCDPYTPKPGGASAVEVIQNVNGVAPQPPMAQGSRGEPGRPGKPGSRGPPGEPGPPGPRGPPGLRGDGRLALPAVTGSAGPENGETEGANSSANGYRIAFYVGLKNPHEGYEVLKFDDVITNLGKHYDANTGKFTCHMSGIYFFTYHVLMRGGDGTSMWADLCKNGQVRASAIAQDADQNYDYASNSAVLHLDSGDEVYVKLDGGKAHGGNNNKYSTFSGFILYPD, from the exons ATGGTTCTGCTGGCTCTGGCCGTCGCCGTCCCGCTGCTTCTGCTGCGCGCACCCGCCGAGACCTCCGCGCGCTACTACGAGATGATGGGCACCTGTCGGATGGTCTGCGACCCGTACACCCCGAAACCGGGCGGCGCCAGCGCCGTAGAGGTGATCCAGAACGTGAACGGCGTCGCTCCGCAGCCGCCCATGGCGCAGGGGAGTCGCGGGGAGCCGGGGAGACCGGGCAAACCCGGATCCAGGGGCCCGCCGGGAGAGCCCGGACCTCCGGGTCCGAGGGGACCGCCAGGGCTGCGCGGCGACGGCAGACTCGCCCTCCCCGCGGTGACCGGGTCCGCAGGTCCCGAGAACGGAGAGACGGAGGGCGCGAACTCCTCCGCCAACGGATACCGGATCGCGTTCTACGTCGGCCTGAAGAACCCGCACGAGGGGTACGAGGTGCTGAAGTTTGACGACGTGATCACAAACTTGGGGAAACACTACGACGCGAACACCGGGAAGTTCACCTGCCACATGTCCGGGATCTACTTCTTCACCTACCATGTGTTGATGCGCGGGGGGGACGGGACCAGCATGTGGGCCGACCTGTGCAAGAACGGACAG gTGCGAGCCAGCGCCATCGCCCAGGACGCCGACCAGAACTACGACTACGCCAGCAACAGCGCCGTGCTGCACCTGGACTCCGGGGACGAGGTCTACGTCAAGCTGGACGGCGGCAAGGCCCACggtggcaacaacaacaagtacagCACCTTCTCCGGCTTCATCCTGTACCCCGACTAG
- the LOC120819407 gene encoding homeobox protein engrailed-1-B, which translates to MEERKEPSGSRDSTEEESMSLSPNLPSPPVILPHQAAQQAHRTTNFFIDNILRPDFGCRKEPSYRDRSQTPGRENVNPLGARPPHTGSLCLDSNCSSDSPSSSPSSSSSSSSSSSSSTSSSPSSKQKSSKQGEAAGAGAGRYADSPSSIMVVSGSNGGSPPITKESQPMLWPAWVYCTRYSDRPSSGPRTRKLKKKKSSPKEDKRPRTAFTAEQLQRLKTEFQANRYITEQRRQALAQELNLNESQIKIWFQNKRAKIKKATGYKNGLALQLMAQGLYNHSTTTVQEEKEESE; encoded by the exons ATGGAGGAGCGGAAGGAGCCCAgcggcagccgggactcgaccGAGGAGGAGAGCATGTCCCTGTCTCCGAACCTGCCATCCCCTCCCGTGATTTTACCCCACCAGGCGGCCCAGCAGGCCCACCGAACCACGAACTTTTTCATAGACAACATCCTGCGGCCGGACTTCGGCTGCAGGAAGGAGCCGAGCTACCGCGACCGGAGCCAGACGCCGGGCCGGGAAAACGTCAACCCGCTCGGAGCGAGGCCGCCGCACACCGGCAGCCTCTGCCTGGACTCCAACTGCAGCAGTGACAGCCCCTCTTcgtcgccctcctcttcctcctcctcctcctcctcgtcgtcgtcgtccacgTCCTCCTCGCCCTCGTCCAAGCAGAAGTCGTCGAAACAGGGCGAAGCGGCGGGCGCGGGCGCCGGCAGGTACGCCGACAGCCCCTCGTCCATCATGGTGGTGAGCGGCAGCAATGGAGGATCTCCACCCATCACGAAAGAAAGCCAGCCGATGCTGTGGCCCGCTTGGGTTTACTGTACGCGCTACTCGGACCGGCCCTCATCTG GCCCGAGGACACGCaaactgaaaaagaagaagagcagccCCAAGGAGGACAAGCGGCCCCGCACGGCGTTCACGGCCGAGCAGCTGCAGAGACTGAAAACCGAGTTCCAGGCCAACCGGTACATAACGGAGCAGCGCAGACAGGCTCTGGCCCAGGAACTGAACCTCAACGAGTCCCAGATCAAAATCTGGTTCCAGAATAAGCGGGCGAAGATCAAAAAGGCCACCGGCTACAAGAACGGCCTGGCGCTGCAGCTCATGGCCCAAGGACTGTACAACCACTCAACGACCACcgtgcaggaggagaaggaggagagcgagTAG